In the genome of Acetobacter oryzifermentans, one region contains:
- the cobJ gene encoding precorrin-3B C(17)-methyltransferase, with the protein MKGSVTIIGLGPGNSLQRTPQADQALAQATDLVGYGPYVNRVEAPSHVVRHASDNRVELDRARHALEMAEQGRHVAVVSGGDAGVFGMASAVFEALEQGPDKWRALDISVVPGLSAVLAAAARLGAPLGGDFCVMSLSDNLKPWDVVLERLQLAAQAGFVIALYNPRSHARPWQLGEALEHLRGVLPATIPVAFARAIGRPDEAVRLSTLQDANAEWADMSTLVLIGCKASRLVDRPNGEPWFYTLRRVDAA; encoded by the coding sequence ATGAAGGGTAGCGTTACCATTATAGGGTTAGGGCCAGGTAATAGCCTCCAGCGTACGCCACAGGCAGATCAGGCCTTAGCTCAAGCAACAGATCTGGTTGGCTATGGCCCGTATGTAAATCGGGTAGAAGCCCCTTCGCATGTTGTTCGTCATGCCTCAGACAATAGGGTAGAACTTGATCGTGCTCGCCATGCGTTGGAAATGGCAGAGCAAGGGCGACATGTGGCAGTTGTTTCTGGTGGAGATGCAGGCGTATTTGGCATGGCCAGCGCTGTGTTTGAAGCATTGGAGCAAGGGCCAGATAAATGGCGTGCGCTGGATATTAGCGTTGTTCCCGGCTTAAGTGCTGTTCTGGCTGCGGCTGCACGGCTGGGTGCCCCGTTGGGTGGGGATTTTTGTGTGATGTCCCTTTCAGATAACCTCAAGCCCTGGGATGTCGTGCTGGAACGGTTGCAGTTGGCTGCACAGGCTGGATTTGTGATTGCGCTGTATAATCCTCGGTCTCATGCCCGCCCGTGGCAGTTGGGTGAGGCATTGGAGCATTTGCGCGGTGTGTTGCCAGCCACTATTCCCGTTGCTTTCGCGCGCGCCATTGGGCGACCTGATGAAGCTGTGCGGCTTTCCACCCTGCAGGATGCCAATGCGGAATGGGCCGATATGAGCACATTGGTGCTGATAGGTTGTAAAGCCAGCCGTTTGGTGGATCGGCCCAATGGTGAACCGTGGTTCTATACTTTACGGCGGGTTGATGCAGCTTGA
- a CDS encoding precorrin-2 C(20)-methyltransferase, with protein MTRGKLQVVGVGPGDPELMTVRAVRLVQAAKVVAYFCRHDRPGHARTIARAHIAPDADELRLEYPFTTEVSVANPAYHGGMSQFYDNCARNLAQRLEKGQDVVLLCEGDPFLYGSAMYLFDRLKAGFETEIVPGIMAMNGCWTQAHLPITHGDDVLCVLPATLPEEKLTNWLEQADAAVIMKTGRNMPQVKRALEKAGRLEDAVYVERGTQENTRMCALQEQADNVPYFSLVLLPGRKGVR; from the coding sequence ATGACACGCGGCAAATTGCAGGTTGTTGGCGTAGGCCCGGGTGATCCCGAACTCATGACAGTAAGGGCTGTTCGGCTGGTGCAGGCGGCAAAGGTCGTGGCGTATTTCTGCCGTCATGATAGGCCGGGCCATGCGCGTACTATTGCACGTGCACATATTGCGCCCGATGCCGATGAGTTGCGGCTGGAATATCCATTCACAACAGAAGTTTCCGTTGCCAATCCGGCGTATCATGGTGGCATGAGCCAGTTTTATGATAACTGCGCGCGCAATCTGGCTCAACGGCTGGAAAAAGGGCAGGACGTCGTTCTGTTATGTGAGGGCGACCCCTTTCTGTATGGTTCGGCCATGTATCTTTTTGATCGGCTGAAAGCCGGTTTTGAAACCGAAATTGTACCCGGCATTATGGCTATGAATGGCTGCTGGACACAGGCACATCTGCCCATAACGCACGGAGATGATGTGTTGTGCGTTCTCCCTGCCACATTGCCAGAAGAAAAGCTGACCAACTGGCTGGAACAGGCAGATGCCGCAGTTATCATGAAAACAGGCCGTAATATGCCACAGGTCAAGCGGGCGCTGGAAAAAGCGGGGCGTTTGGAAGATGCCGTATATGTTGAACGCGGCACGCAGGAAAATACCCGTATGTGTGCCTTGCAAGAGCAGGCAGATAACGTGCCTTATTTCTCGCTGGTTCTGCTGCCGGGTCGGAAAGGTGTGAGATGA
- a CDS encoding precorrin-8X methylmutase, which yields MAAYEYIKDGAAIYERSFATIRAEADLSAFAPEEAQVVVRIIHACGMVEMAQSVSMTADFVTAARTALKKGCDVLCDSEMVAHGVTRARLPADNAVTCTLRDSRTPELARQIGNTRSAAALNLWGEKLAGAVVAIGNAPTALFHLLEMLDAGAPYPAAIIGLPVGFVGAMESKEALSLRKDVPWLVVRGRPGGSAMAAAAVNALACERE from the coding sequence ATGGCCGCGTATGAGTATATCAAGGATGGAGCAGCTATTTACGAACGCTCCTTCGCGACCATTCGGGCGGAAGCCGATCTGTCTGCCTTTGCGCCGGAAGAAGCGCAGGTTGTCGTACGTATTATTCATGCCTGCGGCATGGTGGAAATGGCGCAATCTGTTAGCATGACGGCTGATTTTGTTACGGCTGCCCGCACGGCTCTGAAAAAGGGCTGCGATGTTTTGTGTGATTCCGAAATGGTGGCGCATGGGGTTACGCGGGCGAGACTGCCTGCTGATAATGCCGTAACCTGCACGCTGCGCGATAGTCGCACCCCGGAATTGGCGCGTCAGATTGGCAACACCCGCTCAGCCGCAGCGCTGAATTTGTGGGGTGAAAAGCTGGCTGGAGCAGTGGTTGCCATTGGCAATGCACCGACAGCACTCTTCCACTTGCTGGAAATGTTGGATGCAGGCGCACCGTACCCTGCGGCCATTATCGGGCTGCCGGTAGGTTTTGTGGGTGCCATGGAATCTAAGGAAGCTCTTTCCCTCCGCAAGGATGTGCCTTGGCTTGTTGTGCGCGGTCGGCCGGGGGGCAGCGCCATGGCTGCTGCTGCTGTAAATGCTCTGGCTTGTGAGCGTGAATAA
- a CDS encoding precorrin-3B synthase, whose protein sequence is MTQRFTPPEVKGWCPGLFAPMQAKDGWLVRVRPPLGRITAAQAVFLAQIAEREGNGLICLTNRASLQLRGFSHNNALRFPELAVLAGLGMANPEHEKRLALLVSPLAGCDRSCAPDTLECAAALRMALCHADTLSVLPDKFGFAVDGGGLFTVGLLKADITLQANGAGLWSVVCGNQKSKAAPIQTIVELAVKLAQAFTAIPEGKRPARYPATGKMLFQAIHQPYYPAEVTSAAVPDPALLAGSIGSALYALNAPLGILTSTMLRSCAHHARNGDGILRLTPWHSIILHGMPYAPHVADMVDTSTNPILRVSACMGNAGCAQAEGATQALAKTLAHSLGAGESLHVSGCSKGCAHPAKASWTVVADQNGYGLIHNGTTSGPVMRFFPDDTAVEDYFIGTKPQERIMNGRV, encoded by the coding sequence GTGACACAGCGTTTTACGCCGCCAGAGGTTAAAGGGTGGTGTCCGGGTCTGTTTGCCCCCATGCAAGCCAAAGATGGCTGGTTGGTGCGTGTAAGGCCACCATTGGGCCGGATAACTGCGGCGCAGGCTGTTTTTCTGGCACAGATTGCAGAGCGTGAAGGCAATGGGCTGATCTGCCTTACCAACCGCGCCAGCCTGCAATTGCGTGGGTTCTCTCATAACAACGCCTTGCGTTTTCCCGAACTGGCCGTTCTGGCAGGTTTAGGTATGGCCAATCCTGAGCATGAAAAGCGCTTGGCGTTATTGGTATCCCCTTTGGCGGGGTGTGATCGATCCTGTGCTCCAGATACGTTGGAATGTGCCGCAGCTTTGCGCATGGCCTTGTGTCATGCCGATACTCTTTCTGTATTGCCGGATAAGTTTGGCTTTGCCGTAGATGGCGGAGGGCTGTTTACTGTTGGGTTGTTGAAGGCAGATATCACGTTGCAAGCCAATGGGGCGGGGTTGTGGTCTGTTGTATGTGGCAATCAGAAAAGCAAGGCTGCCCCCATTCAGACCATAGTTGAATTGGCTGTAAAGTTGGCCCAGGCTTTTACCGCCATCCCGGAAGGTAAACGGCCAGCACGGTACCCAGCAACGGGTAAAATGCTCTTTCAGGCCATTCATCAGCCTTATTATCCAGCAGAAGTTACGAGTGCAGCCGTGCCGGATCCGGCTTTATTAGCAGGCTCAATAGGTTCTGCCTTATATGCCCTTAATGCGCCATTAGGCATTTTAACATCCACTATGCTGCGTAGCTGCGCGCATCATGCACGAAACGGAGATGGCATCCTGCGGCTTACGCCGTGGCACAGTATTATTCTGCACGGTATGCCGTACGCGCCGCATGTGGCGGATATGGTGGATACAAGCACCAATCCTATTTTACGAGTTTCTGCCTGCATGGGAAATGCAGGATGTGCGCAAGCAGAAGGTGCAACACAAGCATTGGCAAAAACACTGGCGCATAGTTTGGGGGCAGGGGAAAGCCTGCATGTATCTGGATGCAGTAAAGGCTGTGCGCACCCTGCAAAAGCAAGCTGGACGGTTGTTGCCGACCAAAATGGCTATGGGCTCATCCACAATGGCACGACATCGGGGCCTGTCATGCGCTTTTTCCCAGATGACACAGCAGTCGAAGACTATTTTATAGGCACCAAGCCACAGGAAAGGATAATGAATGGCCGCGTATGA
- a CDS encoding Dabb family protein yields the protein MIITSPLSIRLGLIAGLFFAGSGIYSTRACANETLTLDTAAQATYALVKQIGEQRFTAPDFRPGTVRHMVMFQFRTTATAAERQEVTRRFLELATHSRRPNGKPVVANLESGPQNSGENADHGLDYGYLVTFRSEGDRNYYVGRPIVHTSGCFDPAHDAFKKFAAPFLANVVVFDFTVK from the coding sequence ATGATCATAACATCTCCTCTTTCCATCCGCTTGGGCTTGATAGCAGGTTTGTTTTTTGCCGGATCAGGCATTTACTCTACCCGCGCCTGCGCAAATGAAACCCTCACGCTGGATACAGCCGCACAGGCCACATATGCGTTGGTGAAACAGATAGGTGAACAGCGCTTTACTGCGCCAGACTTTCGCCCCGGCACTGTGCGGCATATGGTGATGTTTCAGTTCCGCACCACAGCAACTGCTGCCGAAAGGCAGGAAGTCACACGTCGTTTTCTGGAACTGGCGACACACTCACGCCGACCGAATGGCAAACCGGTTGTTGCCAACTTGGAATCTGGGCCACAAAATAGTGGTGAAAATGCAGATCACGGGCTGGATTATGGGTATCTTGTTACCTTCCGTTCAGAAGGTGATCGTAATTACTATGTAGGTCGCCCGATTGTACACACGAGCGGATGTTTTGACCCCGCGCATGATGCCTTTAAAAAATTTGCTGCACCATTTCTGGCCAATGTGGTGGTTTTTGATTTTACCGTAAAATGA
- the fumC gene encoding class II fumarate hydratase has translation MSNNPQIRFCPVGIQATGVRQERDSMGTIDVPADKYWGAQTQRSLVHFSIGTERMPLPLYHAYGIVKKAAALVNAAEGRMPQWKADLIATVADEVTAGKLDAHFPLFVWQTGSGTQTNMNVNEVIANRAIQLVGGKIGSKTPIHPNDDVNMGQSSNDSFPTAMHVVTLLEIENRLLPSVEKLIEALRQKAEQWMDVVKIGRTHLQDAVPLTVGQEWSGWVQMLEDALCGLRKDREALFELAAGGTAVGTGLNAPAGFSKAIAARIAELTKQPFVTAPNKFAALSGLDAMARTSAGLRGLAVPLLKIANDMRWLASGPRCGLGELHLPENEPGSSIMPGKVNPTQCEAMVMIATQVLGNDNTIAFAASQGQLDLNVMRPVILANCLASIRILADGCHNFRIFSVEGTQLNEKRLKQNVGGSVMLVTALAPVIGYDKAAEIAHIAMEHDLSLKDAALKSGYVDAPTFDKVVNPLDMVGEGVAGA, from the coding sequence ATGAGCAATAATCCGCAAATTCGTTTTTGTCCTGTAGGTATTCAGGCCACAGGTGTCCGGCAGGAACGGGATTCAATGGGAACCATAGATGTTCCGGCAGACAAATACTGGGGAGCACAAACCCAGCGCAGTCTGGTGCATTTTTCCATTGGCACAGAGCGTATGCCTCTACCGCTGTATCATGCATATGGCATTGTTAAAAAAGCGGCTGCGTTAGTGAACGCGGCAGAAGGGCGTATGCCGCAATGGAAGGCAGATCTGATAGCTACGGTTGCAGATGAAGTTACAGCAGGTAAGCTGGATGCACATTTTCCGCTGTTTGTTTGGCAGACAGGGTCTGGCACCCAAACAAATATGAATGTGAATGAGGTTATTGCAAACCGTGCCATTCAGCTTGTAGGTGGCAAAATTGGCTCTAAAACACCCATCCATCCCAATGATGATGTGAACATGGGCCAATCCAGCAACGATTCATTTCCAACGGCCATGCATGTTGTCACATTGCTGGAAATTGAAAACCGACTTTTGCCCAGCGTAGAAAAGCTTATAGAAGCTTTACGGCAAAAGGCCGAACAATGGATGGACGTTGTTAAAATTGGCCGCACCCATTTACAAGATGCTGTACCTTTAACGGTAGGGCAGGAATGGTCTGGCTGGGTGCAAATGCTAGAAGATGCGCTTTGTGGCCTGCGTAAAGATCGTGAAGCTTTGTTCGAGCTTGCTGCCGGGGGTACTGCTGTTGGCACGGGGCTGAATGCGCCAGCAGGTTTCAGCAAAGCTATAGCTGCGCGTATAGCAGAGCTAACAAAGCAGCCATTTGTTACGGCGCCTAACAAATTTGCTGCGTTAAGTGGGTTGGATGCCATGGCCAGAACATCTGCGGGTTTGCGCGGCCTGGCGGTGCCATTGCTGAAAATTGCCAACGACATGCGCTGGCTGGCCTCCGGCCCACGTTGCGGGTTAGGAGAACTGCATCTGCCCGAAAATGAACCTGGCTCTTCTATCATGCCCGGCAAAGTGAATCCCACTCAATGTGAAGCAATGGTGATGATTGCAACGCAGGTGTTGGGGAATGATAACACCATTGCTTTTGCGGCTAGTCAGGGCCAGTTGGATCTGAATGTGATGCGGCCGGTAATACTGGCCAACTGTCTTGCCAGTATCCGTATTTTGGCCGATGGCTGCCATAACTTCCGCATTTTTTCTGTTGAAGGTACGCAACTAAACGAAAAGCGGCTCAAGCAGAATGTGGGTGGGTCCGTTATGCTCGTTACCGCTTTGGCCCCTGTTATTGGCTATGACAAGGCTGCGGAAATTGCGCACATTGCCATGGAGCATGATCTTTCCCTCAAGGATGCAGCCCTTAAATCTGGTTACGTAGATGCACCTACCTTCGACAAGGTGGTAAACCCACTTGATATGGTGGGAGAAGGCGTTGCCGGGGCCTGA
- a CDS encoding helix-turn-helix domain-containing protein, with translation MNTRPFSQHTVSKAESPEETVQKSWIRCETSYQLDPSQKWKADVLCGAEFRHVSSRSALLLRQASEEMQHLFTLVQGLGLMVLLADPNAMILARCADETHLSVCRRLNLREGAIWSEEIAGTNGIGTCVEDRCPVFLGRGAHWRFCFSLLISYAVPIFDAQGRVAGALNLASMNGKTVQPIDKLLMETLAQSGRRIEEQLFRNSYAGQKILTLGSVRGCSAPLVSINDQGEITGATHAAREWMGWTDQTIAQHPNLLTELEEGSEISFQKAEENVIRSALAVSQGNVTQAARGLGISRATLYRKMKGFGIN, from the coding sequence ATGAATACACGGCCTTTTTCTCAACACACTGTTTCCAAAGCAGAAAGCCCGGAAGAAACAGTACAGAAATCTTGGATACGTTGCGAGACATCCTACCAGCTTGATCCTTCCCAAAAATGGAAGGCAGACGTTCTGTGTGGTGCAGAATTTCGGCATGTTAGCAGCCGGTCCGCATTGCTTTTGCGCCAAGCTTCGGAAGAAATGCAGCACCTTTTTACTTTGGTGCAAGGTTTGGGGCTTATGGTATTGTTGGCCGATCCAAACGCCATGATTCTGGCACGCTGCGCAGATGAAACACACCTTTCCGTTTGCCGCCGCCTTAATCTGCGTGAAGGCGCCATCTGGAGCGAAGAGATAGCAGGCACTAATGGTATTGGAACATGCGTAGAGGATAGATGCCCAGTTTTTCTGGGGCGAGGCGCGCATTGGCGCTTTTGTTTTTCCTTGCTGATTAGTTATGCTGTGCCGATATTCGACGCACAGGGGCGTGTTGCAGGAGCCCTAAACCTTGCCTCCATGAATGGCAAAACAGTCCAGCCTATTGACAAACTGCTAATGGAAACACTTGCGCAATCTGGCCGGCGTATTGAAGAACAGCTTTTCCGTAACAGTTATGCAGGGCAAAAAATACTTACCTTGGGTTCTGTAAGGGGGTGCTCAGCACCTTTGGTTTCTATTAACGACCAAGGGGAGATTACAGGTGCCACGCATGCTGCGCGTGAATGGATGGGCTGGACAGATCAAACTATTGCCCAACATCCCAACCTGTTAACCGAACTGGAAGAGGGTTCGGAAATAAGTTTCCAAAAGGCGGAAGAAAACGTTATCCGCTCCGCTTTGGCGGTTTCTCAGGGAAATGTTACGCAGGCTGCACGTGGTTTGGGAATTAGCCGTGCAACACTTTACCGCAAGATGAAGGGTTTTGGAATTAACTAA
- a CDS encoding transporter, with product MRLIEGGERLLSLVRFVMPTVIVCHVVPARAADITLGIIGPHEYDLPVDFKPFNVLVQYGDGNAAGHSYGSGGQRTPTGGSHTWSGMTKYVHFRSFEAIPHVGFAFELIQTESYKLADGTNYGGLGPTIVGPAAWFKPNKHSTFGIQTFMQTPYGTRDATSTNYWSNISSLIFDYEWKHFSFDGDAGTVVGSTKHQKDQHSYSPGVVFYTNLRFSWKATKKFEPFLAFDWQNVTGTRDNTLRQYLDNSNSREIALGPGLMYNINQHFSLTARYSHSLEGRNTPETNAYYVKFVYLWQ from the coding sequence ATGCGTTTGATAGAAGGCGGGGAGCGTCTGCTTTCCCTCGTGCGTTTCGTCATGCCTACAGTGATTGTGTGTCACGTAGTTCCTGCGCGAGCTGCGGATATCACGTTGGGCATTATTGGCCCACATGAATATGACCTACCTGTGGATTTCAAGCCATTTAACGTGCTGGTGCAGTATGGTGATGGAAACGCCGCAGGCCATAGTTACGGAAGTGGTGGACAGCGTACGCCAACTGGCGGCAGCCATACATGGTCGGGTATGACAAAATATGTGCACTTTCGTAGTTTTGAGGCCATTCCTCATGTCGGATTTGCTTTTGAGTTGATCCAAACCGAAAGCTACAAACTGGCAGATGGCACAAATTACGGTGGGCTAGGGCCTACTATTGTTGGGCCAGCAGCATGGTTTAAGCCCAACAAGCACAGTACTTTTGGCATACAGACTTTTATGCAAACGCCATATGGCACAAGAGATGCAACATCTACAAATTATTGGTCAAATATATCCAGTTTAATATTTGATTATGAATGGAAACACTTCAGTTTTGATGGTGATGCCGGCACGGTTGTTGGGTCTACAAAACATCAAAAAGACCAGCATAGCTATTCACCCGGCGTGGTGTTTTACACCAACTTGCGATTTAGCTGGAAAGCGACCAAGAAGTTCGAGCCATTTCTTGCATTTGACTGGCAGAATGTAACAGGAACGCGCGATAATACGCTACGTCAGTATCTGGATAATTCTAACAGCCGTGAAATCGCTCTGGGCCCGGGGCTTATGTATAATATTAACCAGCACTTTTCGCTAACAGCCCGTTACTCGCATTCTCTTGAAGGGCGAAATACACCAGAAACGAATGCCTATTACGTAAAGTTTGTTTACCTCTGGCAGTAG